In Streptomyces sp. NBC_00306, a single genomic region encodes these proteins:
- a CDS encoding neutral/alkaline ceramidase, whose product MPPTPRRSRRKLPVVALAATLGAVTLGAPSPASGAALDGEYLVGRGISDVTGEAAETGMMGYSSFDQKTSGIHQRQRSRAFVVVDRASGKRVVYVNADLAMIFQSVQQGVIARLKERYGSLYGEENVLLSATHTHSGPGGYSHHVAYNLSVLGFQSGTYRAIVDGIVESVAKAHDDLKPGTISLGTGTLTNASVNRSRTAFDRNPASDRAAFPGGIDPAMTVLRFRQGDKDAGAISWFATHNTSITNKNTLISPDNKGYAAYTWEHDHEGVRYLDNSPGFVAAFPNTNAGDMSPNLNLKPGSGPTEDEFENTRILGERQFDKASEVYRNAKPVTGGVDSRLTYVDMENVTVSGAYTPDQQEHRTCPAVVGASTLAGSVEDGPAIPGFTEGMRTPVAAIIDALHIDTPSWLATCQYPKASLVPTGLLSNVHPVTPKILPLQIMKIGELYLVAGPGEFTITSGLRVRRTVAAQLGVPLDRVLLQGYANAYSQYVTTPEEYDAQQYEGGSTLYGRYTLPAYQQEFARVAASLRAGTPLDRGTAPPDESARQFNFQTGVVYDNPPPNSSFGSVLTAPAASYTRGQTVTVDFATGHPKNNLRRGGTFLEVQRLVNGQWVRTLDDGDWETKYRWTRINGLTGTSKATITWSIGAGAAPGTYRIVHFGDSKNLLGRITPFTGVSSAFTVD is encoded by the coding sequence ATGCCCCCCACCCCCCGCCGCTCCCGACGCAAACTCCCGGTCGTGGCACTCGCCGCGACCCTGGGAGCGGTCACTCTCGGCGCACCCTCGCCCGCCTCGGGTGCCGCTCTCGACGGGGAATACCTCGTCGGCCGCGGCATCTCCGACGTCACCGGCGAGGCCGCCGAGACCGGGATGATGGGTTATTCGAGTTTCGACCAGAAGACGTCCGGCATCCATCAGCGGCAGCGGTCCCGCGCGTTCGTCGTCGTGGACCGGGCGAGCGGCAAGCGCGTCGTGTATGTCAACGCCGATCTCGCCATGATCTTCCAGTCCGTGCAACAGGGCGTCATAGCCCGGCTCAAGGAGCGCTACGGGAGTCTGTACGGCGAAGAGAACGTGCTCCTGTCGGCCACCCACACGCACTCCGGACCCGGCGGCTACTCCCATCACGTCGCGTACAACCTCTCCGTGCTCGGCTTCCAGAGCGGCACCTACCGGGCCATCGTCGACGGCATCGTCGAGTCGGTCGCCAAGGCGCACGACGATCTGAAGCCGGGCACGATCAGTCTGGGCACCGGCACCCTCACCAATGCCAGCGTGAACCGCTCCCGCACCGCTTTCGACCGCAATCCCGCCTCCGACCGGGCCGCGTTCCCCGGCGGCATCGACCCGGCCATGACCGTGCTGCGCTTCCGCCAGGGTGACAAGGACGCGGGCGCGATCAGCTGGTTCGCCACGCACAACACGTCGATCACCAACAAGAACACGCTCATCAGCCCCGACAACAAGGGGTATGCCGCCTACACCTGGGAGCACGACCACGAGGGCGTCCGCTACCTCGACAACTCCCCGGGGTTCGTCGCCGCGTTCCCCAACACGAACGCCGGCGACATGTCTCCGAACCTCAATCTGAAGCCCGGATCCGGGCCCACCGAGGACGAGTTCGAGAACACCCGCATTCTGGGTGAGCGCCAGTTCGACAAGGCCAGCGAGGTCTACCGGAACGCCAAGCCGGTCACCGGCGGTGTCGACTCACGGCTGACATACGTCGACATGGAGAACGTCACCGTGAGCGGCGCCTACACCCCGGATCAGCAGGAGCACCGCACCTGCCCGGCCGTCGTGGGGGCGTCCACGCTCGCCGGCAGCGTCGAGGACGGGCCGGCGATCCCCGGCTTCACCGAGGGCATGCGGACCCCGGTCGCCGCCATCATCGACGCGCTGCACATCGACACGCCCTCGTGGCTCGCGACCTGCCAGTACCCGAAGGCGAGTCTCGTCCCGACCGGACTGCTGAGCAACGTCCACCCGGTCACCCCGAAGATCCTGCCGCTGCAGATCATGAAGATCGGCGAGCTCTATCTCGTTGCGGGCCCTGGCGAGTTCACCATCACGTCCGGTCTGCGCGTCCGCCGCACGGTGGCCGCACAGCTCGGTGTGCCGCTCGACCGTGTGCTGTTGCAGGGGTACGCCAACGCCTACAGCCAGTACGTGACGACGCCGGAGGAGTACGACGCCCAGCAGTACGAGGGCGGCTCCACGTTGTACGGGCGCTACACCCTGCCCGCGTACCAGCAGGAGTTCGCCCGGGTGGCGGCGTCCCTGCGCGCGGGCACCCCGCTGGACCGCGGGACGGCGCCGCCGGACGAGTCGGCCCGGCAGTTCAACTTCCAGACCGGCGTCGTGTACGACAACCCGCCGCCGAACAGCTCGTTCGGGTCGGTCCTCACCGCGCCTGCCGCGTCGTACACCCGGGGGCAGACGGTGACCGTCGACTTCGCCACCGGGCATCCGAAGAACAACCTGCGGCGGGGCGGCACCTTCCTGGAGGTGCAACGGCTCGTCAACGGGCAGTGGGTGCGCACCCTGGACGACGGCGACTGGGAGACGAAGTACCGCTGGACCCGGATCAACGGTCTGACCGGCACGTCGAAGGCCACGATCACCTGGTCCATCGGGGCGGGCGCCGCGCCCGGCACGTATCGCATCGTGCACTTCGGCGACTCGAAGAACCTGCTCGGCAGGATCACGCCGTTCACCGGGGTGTCGTCGGCCTTCACGGTGGACTGA